Within Ovis aries strain OAR_USU_Benz2616 breed Rambouillet chromosome 11, ARS-UI_Ramb_v3.0, whole genome shotgun sequence, the genomic segment CAGGATGTTGTGGGCTTCCTGGGAGTTGAACGTACTGCTCCTGGGGGTGAACTGGTTCTCCAGACCTGTCACCAGTCCAAAGAGAACCTGCGGGACGAGAGACGGGACAGGGTGACAGGCTGCGTGCTGCGTTGTCCAACTGAGAGAAAACTGCTCCTGTTAGCAATCGGTCACTGCTTTATTTCTAACCATCCTTGGGTGGGGGCATGTTCTCTTGAGTGTGTTAATACTGCAAATCATTGCCGGCAGGTCAGAGTCTCAGAGTCGAGTAGCTCTGATTCATTCCTCTTTCTAAAGCCCTGATAAAACTTTAATAGTCCTTACCCACAACTAAAGGGGTCATCCCATTGCCTGGGCTGTGAGGTTTGAGGTTCAATCTAAACCTCTCCCCACCCGTGACTGACTAATTCAGCTGGGTCTTGGCTGTCCCCACCCCTCAGTTACGCGGTGGGCAGGTCTGGGCTGTGACCTGAGCCCCTGGCCCTTCACACAGAGCAAGTGTGTTCTCCCACGACTTACGGAGGTCCGCTGCACCAGGCGGCTGAGGTTGCTGTGAAGGTGGGGTGTGAAAACGTCCAGGTCAAATGGGTCGATGAGCGTTTCCAGGTAGTCAGCCACTTTCTCAACTCTAACGAAAGGGTTAAGATGGTCATTCTCCAGCTTTTGTAGGACAGAAACCAAGCTCAGGCTGTTGTAATGCTGGAGAAGTCCTGGAACGGGTGGGTCTGTTCTCCGTAACTGCTGCCTTAGCTCCACTTGTCACTGATCACTGTGCTTAAAGAATCCTTAGGAGTTTGAACCTGGTGGGATGTCTTCTAAGTCAAGTACATAACTTCCCCATATTGTTTTCAGGAAGGGCACTGGAGGCTCAAGTTACACTTAACAGTTGGTAGGTGGACTCAGAGGAACGAGACCGAACTACCGACCCTGGAGTCGATCCAGTGGGTGGCCATTCTTTATCTTGCTGGTAACGTGAGCCTGAGTTGTGTTGAGAATAAGCATAGGGAATGGGCAGGAAGAGGCGGACTCCCGCGGCTTCCCAGAAGGGGGCCGTGCAAGGCAGGAAGAGACGCGCTGGGAGGGTGGGCACGGCTACCTGGGGTCCTGTCTGCAGCGGCCGCTTTTCATCTCTTCACCCCTGGCTGTCAGGACGACACTGAGGTAACGCAGATCATAGAGCAGCTGCAGTGCCCGATTCTGGGTCATTGGAAAGGCACCTTCTTTCTGCAAATGCATTTCCCATCCCCACCCATTAAGGTGAGAATAAACAGCTTCGTGTTTTGTCTGTGTTTCAGCTGGTTATTTCAGAAGCTTTTTATACTCAGAAGGCCAGTTTTATCTcatgacaacaacaaaagcaacttACAGTAGATACTTGGTCTTGAACAAAACTAAAAAGCTAATGGCAGGGAGGAGAGCCGGTCCTTAGAAAAAGGTCTCAGGTGCTGCAGACGGtcactttaaaggaaaaaagctcCCGGCATGAAAGGGGAGGCCTTTTTGAGGACGCTCAGGAGAGAAGACTCATCTGAACTCTTTCCCAAGTCAGGAGCTGGTCCATCTTAGAAACAGGACTGATGAATGGGAGTAAGCTGGAGGTAGGGGGCTTCCAGCAAGTGACGGGCGGGGGGCTGGGCGATGCACGCCCCTGACACAGGTGGGCTCTGCTGCTCctctcccgccccccgcccccgcgccccaTCTACGTGCCCGCAGCGCGTCCTGAGCAGACGGGTTAATGATCTGCCCAGAGCCTGCCTGACCACCTGACATGGCTGGGCGTGCACAGCACATCTCTACTTTGAAGTTTTCGTCCCTGCCGCCTTATGGAAGCTGCTTGGCCCTGGGAGTGGGGGTGAGTCAACTCCCAGAGGCGGAAGCCACTGCGTTAGGCTGTCCAGGGTGAGTGGGCCTTAACACCTGGACTCCTGGATGAAAGCTGCCCAAACCCAAGAGCAACCTGGGGCTTTTACTTCTGTTCTTAACAGGAAGAAATTGGCAGGCCTACCTTCAGCTGCTTGGCTTCTGAGAGCCTCTCGTAGGCGGCAACTACTTGACCCAGGCAGCTTTTCAGCATCTCCTGCAGGGTTACCTTTGGCAAGGCATGGCCTCCAACTCGATTGATTTCCTGGCACAAGCTAAACAGGAAGGACTGGACATACCAGGACGGCTAGAGGGACAAAGGAATGCTGAGTTGCCAACTTGCACTGATTAAATGAGACGTGCGGAGAGTGGGCTCCAGGAGCCTAACGAGGCTTCTGCTTTGGGACTCTGACCCGGCCAGTCCGCCCCCTCAGAGCAGACCAGTGGACAGGCCCGAGTGGCGTCTGCCCTCATTCCCCCGGTGCCCTGGGCTTGACCCGACACGCTGCTCGCCGCTGCAGAGTCCACTGCAGGGCAAGCTGTTTTCTAGCAGAGAGTCTGTGCTACAACAGGAGAGGAGCTGAATGGGCTTCTCAAACCGTCCACGGGCTTGGCCGTCCGCCCACTTTGCCCCACAGGAGAAAGGCGCGCATACTATCCGCTCTTCCTCAGGAGCCGCATTTGGATGATCCTTCCTAAAGCCGCTCCTTCCCACAAAGCAGGCTTCCCCCCTTTCGGTTCACAGGCCCCTCGTGGCCCCTGCTCACCTGTACAGGGAGTCGGATCTTGGACGTGATGCTGCTGCCAGACTCCGCTTCCTCCTGGATTTCCAGTTCCTCCCAGCTGGTGGCTGTGGCCAGGACAGAGCCAGCATCGTCTACGAGTAATGACTGGGCGAATCCATGGGCCAGAACCTGGTGATGAAACCCAGATATCCACACAGACCACTCAGAGCCTCTGTAGAGTTTGCGTCAAACTACTTGAGTGATCGTGCGGCCAGCTTCCGCCGCACAGGTTGCCTGTGGATGGCGAGTGGCCGAGATCACTTCCTTCTGACCAACTGCTGATACCAGCGGTGGGGTCTGCCTGCCAACTACGCTACACAGGAGACCCCTCTGAAGACCCCAGTGGAGGCGACAGGGATTATATTTACGTTGAAGATCAGAGAACAGAGCCCCTTGTCCAGGAAGAAAGTCTTTCATTCTCATGagatcaaaggaaagaaaaaaagaatccagtgTTTCAGTCTCTAAAATCTAGGCTAAAATAAATAGGCAGTTTTTACACTTGAGCTCTCTGGCAGAGATAAAGCAACTGTGAAACAAGAATGGTTATTCCCTTACTATTAAAAGGCCTTGCTGAGCTTGGCCAGCCTGGACTATGAGAGAGGGACAAGGTGgggaaggaagcctggcaggcacgGAAGGAGCGTGCTAACGTGTCACTCACCCTCACGACCGCCGAGCCCCACACCCGGTAGCCTGTCACGCTCCGCTGCAGGAGGAGCTCTTTCACGTCCTGCCACCTGGCCTGTGTAGGGAGGACCTCCTGCGCCTTCCCCTTCCCCTGTTTCTTCAGAGCCCGGGAGTCCCGGGCGGGCTGCTCGGGGCTCCCCGATCTTCCCAGGATGCACTGCTTCAGGTGGGGACACAGCTCCCCCAAGGACTGGCATAGTCGGGCCATGAAGAGGGCGGAGTGCAGCTTTGCCCCATCGAGAACATCTTGCTGCCCTTGAATAGCCTGTTCGATGCTCTGCAGCTCTGCCTGGATGCAGTCCGCGATGTCCTGGATGCAGGCCGTGGAGTGCGTCCGCAGCGTCTCCTGCACGGTCTCCGCGTCTGCAAATCTGTCGAAGGCGCAGCTCTCAGCTGCCGCGGGGGAGGTGTCCTGGCGGGGCGACGGGTCACCAGAGGGGAGGTAGGCCAGGAGGTCCTCCAGTTTCACCTTCAGTTTAGAATCCAGGGCGGAGCAGAAGCTCTGCACACAAGGGCTAACAGCCTGTGCCTTCATGGAGAGCCCGCTGCCCTGAAACGGAGCCCGGCTGGCCACGCTGACCCAGGCGGCATCAGGGGGCAGGTCGCCGGGGCTCTCGGACCACAGGAAGACAGCCATGTTGTGCTCGGAGTGGAGGTGCCTGCCTGAAGCCGCGCTGCTGCCTTCAAGTTCCCGCAAGGCTGAAATGAGGAGCTCCTTGGAACCACTGGAAATGGAGTCAAAGCCTTCTTTGGTGAGAGTCTGAAAGAGAACAGGAGAAGAGTTCGAATCCCACTTGCTTCCAGGAAATCTCAACCTAGAGCACCGAGTGGCAGACGACCCCAGCGTTGTGTTCTCCCCGACGCTCAGAGACGGCCCGGCGGCGGCAGAGGGGTGCGTTGTCACTGATGGGGGTGGACGCGTCCCCAGCCACCCGACGGGGCCTGGCCTCTTATGCAGCAGCAGACTCTGTTCATTTTTACAGCTCATTATTCAGAAGAGTCACCCGGGGCATAAGTTGGCAGGGAAAGAATGTACTTATAGGAAGTGGTGGGAATCTACCCAGATAGTCAAAAGGTGGCACCGGGCAGGACTGGCCAGCGGGCAGCTGGCCCGTGGACTTCCCACCTCACCTGCAGCCGGTCAAGGAACAGCTGTTGCATCAGGTCCTCCCAGAACAAGAGCGGCTTGTCCAGGAGCCGCCGGCAGACCACATCCCAGCTGTGGTGGATCGACTCGTTGGCGAGTAACCCCCAGACGGCATCCCGGATCCCCGCCAGCCCCTTCGTGCTTGTCACGTACATCAGCAGGCTGCTGATCCCGTTTCTGATGTCTTCATTACACCTGCAACAGAAGCATTTCTCTGGGGCTACATAGTCTCCTCGCCTTTGTTAAGAAAAAGAGCTGGACTCTACTTGAAAACCTCTCAACTGAGTCctactatataaatataaatgtctgTATGTCTCAgcatgtttataaaaatatatatatgtatataaatagcaTTTCTGGCTGGATGGGAGGTGGCGCCTCCAGCCCCTTCACCAGGCCGACCCTTACTCCCTGAACCGGCCTGTCTCCAAGGAAGTCTAGAGCCCCAGAGCATGACTTCAAAGAATTTGAcattaacatatacacagtactGTACAGGAAACAGGTAAACAAGAGGAACCTAGTATTGCACAGGCAACTGTACGCAGCACAtgtagcctataatggaaaagaatctgaacgTTATTTTCAGAATTCGGAAATCAGAATTGGCATAACTGAATTATGTTACTGTACCCTTGAAACTAACACCACACTGTAGATTAGACGTCAGTTAAAAAAGCACAACTGCTCTAAATAAAAGCATAGGAGTGGCAGGACTCAGGGGGTTTAAAATCCTCCACACAGTATGTTGAAACACACATTCCTTCTTGGTTCTCCCAGAGGTGGCTAGCGGCCGTGAGGGCGGTGGGAGGTGGCTGAATGGGGGGCCGGCCCGACCCCAAGGCCCCAAGGCCCGCCTGGAAGGCCCGGCCCCTCCCGCTTCCCCATGGCCATGCGAGGCGGCGGTGCTGGCGGTTCCCGCTGCCCCGGGAGCTGCTCACACGTGGATCCACTTCTGCAGCGTGTCCCTCAGGTACTCCTGGCTGATGGGATGCGCCAGCGTCCGGAGAGCCGGCTGGAACTCGACAACGGGCGCGGGCAGGTGCTTGAACCAGCTGCACAGCTTCATCTCGTCCTGCAGAACACCAACACCCTTTCCTGGGGAGACGAGGACCAAGGCGGGGGCGTCACCGGGAAGTCAACACAGGACCTGGGAGGGGTTTCCAAAAGTCACCCAGTCTTTCTCTAGGGGCAGCCAGACTGGACCCCGGAAAACAGggggagaaagaaaagtagaGTATCTCCAGGGGCCCCCTCATCTGGGAGGGAGTGTGgcacagaaggggaaggagagagaggaggaaaaaagggcTGTGTCATCCTCGCATTTTAAAAGCAGTCGCTGAGCTCAAAGACAGAGCAGGATAGATGAGACCAACTGACACACGTCTGCCTGCCACCACATTCTgcccccttcccttcttcctttttcttgtctCTGATTCTGGTCCTCCGCCACCAGCTCCTCCTACTGATGACGTCATCCACCTCCAAGGCCTCAAACAACAGCCATGCGGATGCACGGCGGGTGTGTCTCTCGCCGGACCGCTCACTGCTCTGCTCTGGACCCACAGTTGCCCGTCCTCTCTAGTCCCATTCCAAGGTCTCAGCTGTTTCCAAGGCAAGGTTTTCAAAAGTAAAGTCATCATCGGCCCTTTTAAGCCAACTCCTTTTTGAACCCTCCTACTCTGTCGGGAACATGGCCACcgcggagaacagtgtggaggttccttaaaaaactaaaaataaagctaccatgaGATTCAGCAGTCGCACTCCTGGGTGCACATCTGGACAAAACCATAATCTGAAATGATATATGGACCCCAACATTCACTGCATCGCTGTTTGCAGCAGTCAAGACACGGAAGCACCCTAAACATCCGCTGACACAGGGTGTGCtctgtatatacaatggaacactacttgGGCATAAAGATGAAGtcatgccattttcagcaacacggatggacctagggatGATCACACAAattgaagcaagtcagaaagagaaagacaaacatcggATGATATCACTCAGagtggaactttaaaaaaatgatcaaatgaacttatagaaaacaaacttacggttaccaagggggaaaagaggggggaaagttaggagtttgggattagcagatataaactactatatataaaatagataaacaaggccCTActaacagcacagggaactgtattcattGTCTTACAATAAACTGTAACAGAGCTTGAACAGCAATGTTCGagtcactgtgctatacaccagaaacgaGCACAACGCTGCGTCAACTGTACTCCAACCAGAACAGTCTCCTTTTCCAGTAAACGCGGACACCTCCCTTCCACACTCTCCACAGCCCATCCCTCAACAACCATCTCCTAAACACACGTCCGCGTTGTCCAGTCAGCTCCGTCTCTACTGCCCCCACCACCTGTCACCTGGTTCGTGGTGACAGGCTCTCAAGTGAGCTCTTAGCATCTGCTCCACCGCTCGGGGAACCACTGCCACGTAAAGGCCACGTGCATCTAATTCCAACTAGGACAAATGCCACCAAATAAAAGCATCTGTTCACTGGTCACGAGAGAAACCGGCCACGCACCTCCTCatgctcctcccctcccaccactgTGCCTGCTTCCTTTCACGTCCTCACGTTCAAACATCCTCCtggcctcaggacctttgcacctgcTCTTCCTTTTTgcctggaactctcttctttgCCTCTTACTCAACCTTCAGGTTTCAGTTTAAATATCCTGtcctggcttccctggcggtccagtggttaagaatctgccttgcgatgcaggagacacgggttcaatccctggttggggaactaagatcctacatgctgcagggcaattaAATATCCTGACTTTGGTCCCTCCATTCACTGCTACCAAGTCAAGCTGCACTCAGCCTGGAGAGCAATGACCAGGACTGATATTAAGCAGATACTGTGGATTCGTGAGTTCAACATCTGCCTCCACCCCTAGATTGTGACCTCCACGAAAGTGGGTCCATATCTGTCCAATCCACTTCGGTatgcccagggcccagcacagtAGCTGGCAGATGGCAGGTGCCCGATAAACGAATGAACCAGGCAATAGAAGAGGCTGGCTAAGAGCTCACCGCTAGGGTGCTggctggtgatgctgtccagcgtGGAGAAGAGCAGGCCACACGGCAGCGAGGGGTCTGGCAGCAGCCCCTCTGGTAAAGTGTAGAAGAGAGCGTGCGCTTGGCTCAGAGTGGTGGCCAGCAGCTCCACCAGCGAGCAAATCTGCGCCTTGATACCAGCACCTGTGAGAAGAAACCACCTTCTTTTAGCAGTGTCCTTCGGTAAAGTTAGAAACAGAGAACCCTCTGGACTCCCTCAGCTCATCCTGCTCCATCCCCACATCAGAGGCCCACATCTAGGAGAGAAGCCACGCCCACC encodes:
- the COG1 gene encoding conserved oligomeric Golgi complex subunit 1, whose translation is MAATAASPALKRLDLRDPAALFETHGAEEIRGLERQVRAEIEHKKEELRQMVGERYRDLIEAADTIGQMRRCAAGLVDAVRATDQYCARLRRAGSAAPRPPRDPQPQQPSQEKFYSMAAQIKLLLEIPEKIWSSMEASRFLHAAQLYLLCCCLHKLLQLESSSSRHSPVLSRFPILIRQVAAASHFRSAILHESKMLLKRQAVSDQAVAEALCSVMLLEESSPRQALTDFLLARKAAIQKLLNQPHHGAGIKAQICSLVELLATTLSQAHALFYTLPEGLLPDPSLPCGLLFSTLDSITSQHPSGKGVGVLQDEMKLCSWFKHLPAPVVEFQPALRTLAHPISQEYLRDTLQKWIHVCNEDIRNGISSLLMYVTSTKGLAGIRDAVWGLLANESIHHSWDVVCRRLLDKPLLFWEDLMQQLFLDRLQTLTKEGFDSISSGSKELLISALRELEGSSAASGRHLHSEHNMAVFLWSESPGDLPPDAAWVSVASRAPFQGSGLSMKAQAVSPCVQSFCSALDSKLKVKLEDLLAYLPSGDPSPRQDTSPAAAESCAFDRFADAETVQETLRTHSTACIQDIADCIQAELQSIEQAIQGQQDVLDGAKLHSALFMARLCQSLGELCPHLKQCILGRSGSPEQPARDSRALKKQGKGKAQEVLPTQARWQDVKELLLQRSVTGYRVWGSAVVRVLAHGFAQSLLVDDAGSVLATATSWEELEIQEEAESGSSITSKIRLPVQPSWYVQSFLFSLCQEINRVGGHALPKVTLQEMLKSCLGQVVAAYERLSEAKQLKKEGAFPMTQNRALQLLYDLRYLSVVLTARGEEMKSGRCRQDPRVEKVADYLETLIDPFDLDVFTPHLHSNLSRLVQRTSVLFGLVTGLENQFTPRSSTFNSQEAHNILPLASSQIRFGLLPLSMTSTRKAKSAGGSMETKAQRQVAPPALSRADDPRQAGSLFRQLVADEEDSAAPSLFKLGWLSSMTK